A DNA window from Aspergillus nidulans FGSC A4 chromosome I contains the following coding sequences:
- a CDS encoding putative amino acid transporter (transcript_id=CADANIAT00006533) encodes MAASWLRLVALMLLLVPSLARNIPRAGNCTSLNRRKSWNALTRVEKTGKRAFNRDQEARLTNSEYIQAERCLMNHAPIVGNVKDAKNLWDELHDLHISQGNYVHYVGHFLPWHRYLVRAHEVLLQTLCGYKGAHPYWDEVTDYEAGPLQRSPVFDPVVGFGGNGFGRNRCIQNGPFKDTTLRIRSNERNGEYCLSRAFNQTAFTWANRRNIEECFALQKYTDAWQCYNQYPHAAGHIAVGGVMEDPTESNGDPLFYLHHAYLDRLWWRWQQADLPGRLSDMGGPNVVPPDLMRLMGMPPVSAALLDYNGDPGGETTLAHVLWMNGLVPNATVAEVMDIGGQVYSWIGCVVLSVMPSCGSCNFSKAERPDTSLMRLVQETIVGHWLICSISPSNAASQAHATTLSPSLPASPQHRASQHSISTTPGTRDMASSTEISDAESKKVTMPSGAEKFEAPPKYLPAEDGDLVAEMSERERNIYEHGTAKFNRLGWKRLTIVLIVEAIALGSLSLPSTFATLGMVAGVICTVGLGFLAIYTSYVVGQVKLKFPLVHHYPDAGKLLFGRFGYELVNFMLIFQLLFLTGSHTLTGAIAWIDITQSDVCSVVFAVVSAIILFLLAVPPSFTEMAILGYIDFASIILAIGITMIATGVESTNAPGGLSAVNWSAWPKEDITFTDAFIAMTNIIFAYSFAMCQFSFMDEMHTPSDYVKSIWALGLTEIVIYTLTGAIVYAFVGQDVQSPALLSAGHLMSRVAFGIALPVIFISGSINTVVAARVVHGRIFKDSPIRFINTKMGWITWLAMIAVGTVIAFIIAEVIPFFNDLLSISSSLFISGFTFYFPALMWFMLIREGSIFSSRKNMALAALNALCFCIGVVTLVAGTYSSIKDIIDKYNANAVRGVFSCSKPN; translated from the exons ATGGCGGCCTCCTGGCTGAGACTCGTGGCTCTGATGCTCCTGCTAGTGCCATCTCTGGCCCGCAATATCCCTCGAGCTGGTAATTGTACCTCGCTCAACAGGAGGAAGTCTTG GAACGCATTGACGAGGGTCGAAAAGACCGGTAAGCGCGCCTTCAACCGCGACCAAGAGGCCAGACTGACGAATTCAGAGTATATCCAGGCTGAACGATGCCTGATGAACCATGCCCCTATAGTTGGAAACGTCAAAGACGCAAAAAACCTCTGGGACGAACTGCACGACTTGCATATCTCGCAAGGCAATTACGTCCATTACGTGGGCCATTTCCTCCCGTGGCATCGTTATCTGGTGCGCGCCCATGAAGTGCTCCTTCAGACCCTCTGCGGATACAAAGGGGCACACCCGTACTGGGACGAGGTCACGGATTATGAGGCTGGCCCGTTACAGAGGTCGCCCGTCTTCGACCCGGTGGTTGGGTTTGGGGGAAATGGGTTCGGAA GAAACCGGTGTATTCAGAACGGCCCCTTTAAGGACACGACGCTGCGCATCCGGTCCAACGAACGAAACGGCGAATACTGCCTTAGCCGCGCTTTCAACCAGACCGCCTTTACATGGGCAAACCGCCGCAATATCGAGGAATGTTTTGCACTGCAAAAATATACGGATGCTTGGCAATGCTACAACCAGTATCCGCACGCAGCGGGGCATATTGCCGTTGGTGGCGTG ATGGAGGATCCGACCGAAAGTAACGGCGACCCCCTGTTCTACCTCCACCATGCGTACCTGGACCGGCTCTGGTGGCGGTGGCAGCAGGCCGATCTGCCCGGGCGATTGTCTGATATGGGAGGGCCTAATGTAGTGCCGCCCGACCTAATGCGTCTGATGGGGATGCCGCCCGTCAGCGCGGCACTGTTGGACTACAATGGCGACCCGGGCGGTGAGACCACACTGGCGCACGTACTGTGGATGAACGGGCTGGTGCCGAATGCGACCGTGGCTGAGGTGATGGACATTGGCGGGCAGGTG TATTCATGGATTGGTTGCGTGGTGTTATCAGTGATGCCATCGTGCGGTTCGTGTAACTTCTCGAAGGCCGAGAGACCCGACACTAGCTTGATGCGGCTAGTGCAGGAGACGATCGTCGGCCATTGGCTGATCTGCTCGATAAGCCCCTCGAACGCGGCCAGCCAAGCGCACGCCACAACGCTT tctccCAGTCTCCCCGCCTCCCCTCAACACCGCGCCAGCCAACACTCGATTTCAACAACCCCAGGGACTAGGGACATGGCTTCCTCTACAGAGATCTCGGACGCTGAGTCCAAGAAGGTCACCATGCCTTCGGGGGCCGAAAAGTTCGAGGCGCCGCCTAAATACCTCCCAGCAGAGGACGGCGACCTTGTGGCTGAGATGAGCGAGCGTGAGCGTAATATCTATGAGCACGGCACGGCCAAGTTCAATCGTCTGGGCTGGAAGCGGCTCACTATCGTCCTGATCGTCGAAGCCATCGCGCTCGGTTCTCTATCACTACCGTCTACGTTTGCAACTCTGGGAATGGTGGCGGGTGTTATCTGCACAGTCGGGCTGGGATTCCTTGCTATCTACACCTCGTATGTTGTCGGTCAGGTCAAGCTGAAGTTTCCGCTGGTGCACCACTACCCAGATGCGGGGAAACTGTTGTTTGGCCGGTTTGGATATGAGCTCGTTAACTTCATGCTGATCTTTCAGCTACTTTTCTTGACGGGCTCTCATACTCTTACTGGGGCTATCGCCTGGATCGATATTACCCAGAGCGACGTTTGCTCTGTGGTCTTTGCGGTCGTTTCCGCCATTATCCTGTTCCTTCTTGCTGTTCCACCTAGTTTCACCGAGATGGCGATCCTGGGTTACATCGACTTTGCGTCTATCATCCTTGCCATTGGCATCACCATGATTGCCACTGGTGTTGAGAGCACCAATGCCCCCGGCGGGCTCAGCGCCGTGAACTGGTCGGCCTGGCCCAAGGAGGATATTACCTTCACGGACGCCTTCATTGCCATGACCAATATCATCTTCGCCTACAGTTTCGCCATGTGCCAGTTCTCGTTCATGGATGAGATGCACACCCCCTCGGACTACGTCAAGTCCATCTGGGCCCTCGGTCTCACTGAGATTGTCATCTACACCTTGACTGGAGCTATTGTGTATGCGTTTGTTGGCCAGGATGTTCAGAGCCCTGCCCTGCTCTCAGCCGGTCATTTGATGAGCCGTGTCGCTTTTGGAATTGCGTTGCCCGTGATCTTCATCAGTGGTTCGATCAATACTGTGGTCGCTGCTCGTGTCGTTCACGGCCGCATCTTTAAGGACTCCCCTATCCGCTTCATCAACAcgaagatgggctggatTACATGGCTGGCCATGATTGCTGTTGGTACTGTTATTGcgttcatcatcgccgaggtCATTCCCTTTTTCAATGACCTGCTCTCcatttcctcttcgctcttCATCTCGGGCTTCACCTTTTACTTCCCGGCCCTCATGTGGTTCATGCTGATCCGTGAGGGAtcaatcttctcctcacGCAAGAATATGGCACTCGCCGCGCTGAATGCGCTGTGCTTCTGTATTGGTGTCGTGACACTCGTGGCTGGTACCTACTCGAGTATCAAGGACATC ATTGACAAGTACAACGCCAACGCGGTCCGCGGAGTCTTCAGCTGTTCCAAACCGAATTAG
- a CDS encoding ATP-binding cassette transporter YOR1 (transcript_id=CADANIAT00006532), with product MRLSSEAKIAESGGQPPTAGSRSETGSESTEAESADPKAQKWYQRSLNPLRWQKIPPVPEERTVSREYGASFFSIASFQWMAPLMKVGYLRPLELQDIWTVNPDREVDVLTKRFEVSLEKRTNAGAKRPLLWALYDTFRFEFLLGGFCHLISSLLIVFAPYLTRYQIAFATEAYVAQRSGQPAPRIGRGMGFVVGITVMQAIQSLCTNQFLYRGQMVGGQIRAVLILQIFNKAMKLSGRAKAGGVQSPEQQEKIKELKAAKDQALKKPGSPPADDKGWGNGRIVALMSIDVDRINLACGMFHISWTAPVSIIVALILLLVNLTYSALAGFGLLVIGMPFLTYAVRFLFKRRRNINKLTDQRVSLTQEILQGVRFVKFFGWESSFLDRLKEIRHHEIRSIQTLLAVRNGILCVSMAIPVFASMLSFITYALSNHVLDPAPIFSSLALFNSLRMPLNLLPLVLGQITDAWTALNRIQEFIVAEEQKEDIERDEHMPEAVRMDRASFTWERKAADKEAEKVEKKANPRRTEPKSEAPTDSAESDEPFQLRDMTLDIRRDELVAVIGTVGSGKSSLLAALAGDMRLTDGSVRLSTSRAFCPQYTWIQNTSLRDNILFGKDYDEKWYDQVIDACALKPDLEILPNGDATEIGERGITISGGQKQRLNIARAIYFNAELVLLDDPLSAVDAHVGRHIMDKAICGLLKGRCRILATHQLHVLSRCDRIVVMDDGRIHAVGTFDELSRDNDLFKQLMSTASQDSKEDEEEATEVVEEEAEKQAQQEPTKPAAALMQQEEKATDSVGWTVWKAYIRASGSYFNALAILFLLAFANVVNVWTNLWLSYWTSNHYPSLSTGQYIGIYAGLGAGSALTMFIFSTYMSTAGTNASRQMLQLAMTRVLRAPMSFFDTTPLGRITNRFSKDIGVMDNELCDAMRMYAITITMIVSIMILIIVFYHYFAIALVPLFLLFLTASNYYRSSAREMKRHESILRSAVYARFSEAITGTASIRAYGVQNQFRSSLRDSVDTMNGAYFLTFSNQRWLSVRLDAVAVLLVFVTGVLVVTSRFDVSPSISGLVLSYILAIAQMLQFTVRQLAEVENNMNATERVHYYGTQLEEEAPAHIPSNPVPESWPPHGEITFDNVAMRYRPGLPLVLKNLSMNISGGERIGIVGRTGAGKSSIMSALFRLTELSSGRITIDGVDISTIGLHDLRSRLAIIPQDPTLFRGSIRSNLDPFNEHSDLELWDALRKAHLIDSDTKDSAVDASNPNGNANAQRLTLDTAVDEEGLTFSLGQRQLMALARALVRNARIIICDEATSSVDFATDQRIQETMAQGFEGKTLLCIAHRLKTIIHYDRICVMDQGSIAEIDTPLNLWEKEDGIFRAMCERSGISREDIVGQVEKE from the coding sequence GACACCTTCCGCTTCGAGTTCCTACTCGGCGGTTTCTGCCATCTGATCTCTTCACTGCTGATCGTCTTCGCTCCGTATCTGACCCGTTATCAGATCGCCTTTGCAACTGAGGCCTATGTTGCTCAGCGCTCGGGCCAGCCGGCCCCGCGTATCGGCCGCGGGATGGGCTTTGTCGTCGGTATCACCGTCATGCAGGCCATCCAGAGTCTGTGCACGAACCAGTTCCTCTATCGGGGGCAGATGGTCGGTGGTCAGATCCGTGCGGTGCTGatcctccagatcttcaataAGGCCATGAAACTCTCGGGTCGGGCCAAGGCCGGTGGCGTTCAGAgcccagagcagcaggaaaagatcaaggagcttAAAGCGGCCAAGGACCAagcgctgaagaagccggGATCGCCTCCGGCAGATGACAAGGGGTGGGGCAACGGTCGCATCGTGGCCTTGATGAGTATCGATGTGGATCGCATCAATCTGGCCTGCGGCATGTTTCACATCTCTTGGACCGCCCCTGTCAGTATCATTGTCGCCCTCATCCTTTTGCTGGTCAATTTGACTTACAGTGCTCTGGCCGGATTTGGGCTCTTGGTTATTGGCATGCCCTTTCTGACTTATGCCGTGCGGTTTCTGTTCAAGCGGCGGCGGAACATTAACAAACTGACCGACCAGCGTGTTTCACTAACGCAGGAAATCTTGCAAGGCGTACGGTTCGTCAAATTCTTTGGCTGGGAGAGCAGCTTTCTGGACCGCCTCAAAGAGATTCGCCACCACGAGATCCGTTCGATTCAGACGCTGCTCGCGGTGCGAAATGGAATACTGTGCGTGTCAATGGCGATCCCTGTCTTTGCGTCCATGCTGTCCTTTATCACCTATGCCTTGTCAAACCACGTTCTGGACCCTGCCCCGATCTTTTCGTCTTTGGCCCTCTTCAACTCGCTCCGGATGCCACTCAACCTGCTTCCGCTGGTCCTTGGCCAGATTACCGACGCCTGGACTGCTCTGAACCGGATCCAGGAGTTCATCGTGGCGGAAGAGCAGAaagaggacattgagcgcGATGAGCACATGCCGGAAGCTGTCAGAATGGACCGTGCTTCGTTTACCTGGGAGCGCAAGGCTGCGGACAAAGAGGCCGAGAAGGTTGAAAAGAAAGCCAATCCACGGCGAACAGAGCCAAAGAGTGAAGCCCCCACGGATTCCGCAGAGAGTGACGAACCTTTTCAGTTACGAGACATGACCCTGGATATCCGCCGGGATGAGCTCGTAGCGGTTATTGGCACCGTTGGCTCTGGAAAGAGCTCTCTACTAGCTGCGCTAGCCGGGGATATGCGCCTGACTGACGGCAGCGTCCGGTTGAGCACGTCACGAGCGTTCTGTCCCCAATATACATGGATTCAAAACACGAGTCTCCGCGACAACATCCTATTTGGCAAAGACTATGACGAGAAATGGTACGATCAGGTTATCGATGCATGCGCATTGAAGCCCGATCTGGAGATCCTGCCCAACGGCGACGCAACTGAGATTGGCGAACGGGGAATCACCATCTCTGGGGGACAGAAGCAGCGGTTGAATATCGCTCGAGCCATCTACTTCAATGCCGAGCTTGTTCTCCTCGATGATCCCCTGTCTGCCGTCGATGCCCATGTCGGGCGGCATATCATGGACAAAGCCATTTGCGGCTTGCTCAAAGGGCGCTGCCGCATTCTTGCCACGCATCAGCTCCATGTACTCAGCCGGTGCGACCGCATCGTGGTCATGGACGACGGCCGCATACACGCAGTCGGCACATTCGATGAACTCTCTCGAGACAACGACCTCTTCAAACAGCTCATGTCAACGGCTTCGCAAGACTCcaaagaagatgaggaggaagccacCGAAGtcgtcgaggaagaagctgaaaagcAGGCTCAACAGGAACCCACTAAaccggcagcagctctaATGCAAcaagaggaaaaagcaaCCGATTCCGTCGGCTGGACTGTATGGAAAGCCTACATACGCGCCTCGGGCAGCTActtcaacgccctcgccatcctcttcctcctcgccttTGCCAACGTCGTCAATGTCTGGACAAATCTCTGGCTCTCCTACTGGACATCCAACCACTACCCCTCCCTCTCAACTGGTCAGTACATCGGCATCTACGCCGGACTCGGTGCGGGCTCCGCCCTAACCATGTTCATCTTCTCGACCTACATGTCGACTGCCGGCACGAATGCGAGCAGGCAGATGTTGCAACTTGCCATGACCCGAGTCCTTCGCGCACCCATGTCCTTCTTCGACACAACGCCCCTTGGCCGCATCACCAATCGCTTTTCTAAAGACATCGGCGTAATGGACAACGAGCTCTGCGATGCGATGCGAATGTACGCAATCACCATCACAATGATCGTCTCCATCATGattctcatcatcgtcttctaCCACTACTTCGCCATTGCTCTGGTCccacttttcctcctctttttGACGGCAAGCAATTACTATCGCTCGTCTGCGCGCGAAATGAAACGCCACGAGTCCATCCTCCGCTCCGCCGTCTACGCCCGCTTCAGCGAAGCCATCACTGGTACAGCCAGCATCCGCGCGTATGGCGTACAGAACCAATTCCGCTCTTCCCTCCGTGACTCCGTCGACACCATGAACGGCGCGTACTTCCTAACTTTCTCCAATCAACGCTGGCTCTCCGTGCGCCTCGACGCTGTCGCTGTCCTCTTGGTCTTCGTAACGGGTGTGCTAGTCGTGACCTCTCGTTTCGACGTGTCTCCTTCCATCTCCGGATTAGTGCTAAGCTACATCCTAGCCATCGCTCAGATGCTGCAGTTCACCGTTCGTCAGCTCGCCGAAGTAGAAAACAACATGAACGCCACCGAACGCGTGCACTACTACGGCACGcaactggaagaagaagcaccaGCCCACATCCCTTCCAACCCAGTCCCAGAATCATGGCCGCCACACGGCGAAATCACATTTGACAACGTCGCCATGCGCTACCGCCCCGGTCTCCCCCTAGTCCTCAAAAACCTCTCGATGAACATATCCGGCGGAGAGCGCATCGGAATCGTCGGACGAACCGGGGCCGGAAAATCAAGCATCATGTCTGCGCTCTTTCGACTAACTGAGCTGTCATCAGGCCGGATTACCATCGACGGCGTCGATATATCCACTATTGGACTGCATGATCTGCGCTCACGGCTAGCAATCATACCGCAGGACCCAACGCTGTTCCGGGGTTCTATCCGCTCGAATCTGGATCCGTTTAATGAGCACAGCGATCTTGAGCTGTGGGATGCCTTACGAAAAGCTCATTTGATTGACTCTGACACGAAAGATTCCGCAGTCGATGCCTCGAATCCAAATGGCAATGCCAACGCACAGAGACTAACGCTCGACACGGCggtcgatgaagagggtCTAACCTTCTCGCTGGGTCAGCGGCAGCTGATGGCGTTGGCGCGTGCCCTTGTTCGGAACGCAAGGATCATCATTTGCGACGAGGCCACCTCGTCGGTTGATTTTGCGACAGATCAGCGGATCCAGGAGACTATGGCGCAGGGATTTGAAGGGAAGACATTGCTTTGTATTGCGCATCGACTGAAGACGATTATCCACTATGATCGTATTTGTGTCATGGATCAGGGCTCGATCGCGGAGATAGATACACCATTGAATCTGtgggagaaggaagatggAATATTTAGGGCTATGTGTGAGCGCAGTGGGATCTCGAGGGAGGATATTGTCGGACAGGTGGAGAAAGAGTGA
- a CDS encoding uncharacterized protein (transcript_id=CADANIAT00006535): MEFPANTRRRVHRISIYLRCLALIASLAAVISFAYSQDAHDRGVVLTEDLGHHLVTPATGTTEYAFIWSLIILSIELSSPVTIHPGIYVAFDLLAWTAVTTGVSLYLAMHEPYYTGDGYTCGRDYREYRDCGGKQVANVEHFGTAMGFLAVERRKAGDSETRVTQASAASLVEMKATSYDDNG, translated from the exons ATGGAGTTTCCCGCAAACACCCGACGGCGTGTGCATCGCATCTCGATTTACCTCCGCTGTCTCGCACTGATCGCCTCCTTAGCCGCTGTCATCTCTTTTGCATACTCTCAAGACGCCCACGACCGGGGTGTGGTCCTGACGGAAGACTTGGGTCATCATCTAGTCACTCCGGCTACCGGGACG ACCGAGTACGCGTTTATCTGGtccctcatcatcctttccATTGAGTTGTCTTCCCCAGTTACCATCCACCCTGGCATTTACGTTGCGTTCGACCTTCTCGCTTGGACTGCGGTTACCACCGGTGTCTCTTTGTACCTGGCGATGCATGAGCCGTACTATACAGGCGATGGATATACCTGCGGCCGTGACTACCGTGAATATCGTGACTGTGGCGGAAAACAAGTTGCAAACGTCGAGCACTTCGGCACCGCAATGGGATTTCTGGCCGT TGAACGgagaaaggctggagatTCCGAGACCAGGGTTACTCAAGCCTCAGCTGCCTCCTTAGTTgagatgaaggcgacgagCTACGACGATAATGGTTGA
- a CDS encoding uncharacterized protein (transcript_id=CADANIAT00006536) has protein sequence MESAGLTFLNTTGASLSTATAKRMRAHITRANFAKRRQRLAIAGASESNAKRRQRGLNQTEEEDGAPSLRLAPCNPSNIEAFHQIQELVFLEGRHTPGSASEAAWFNLIASEPALVEASLAVAVRQWSPDNSCQSKADYHSYTAVRLIKQRITSIATPSDGVLGAVITMALGASLVHDDIAWKIHMDGLARIVSERVSRGPHSLPAWFIDLIVQWVYLRLWLSVANPA, from the exons ATGGAATCAGCTGGGTTAACCTTCCTGAATACAACTGGAGCCTCTCTATCTACGGCAACTGCCAAGCGGATGAGAGCGCACATCACCAGAGCCAACTTCGCCAAAAGGCGTCAACGGCTCGCTATTGCCGGAGCGTCTGAGTCGAACGCAAAGCGAAGGCAGCGAGGACTAAATCAaacagaggaggaggacggtGCTCCATCGCTGAGATTGGCACCTTGCAATCCATCCAACATCGAAGCCT TTCaccagatccaggagctAGTCTTTCTGGAAGGAAGGCATACGCCTGGCAGCGCAAGCGAAGCGGCTTGGTTTAACCTTATAGCTTCGGAGCCGGCGCTGGTCGAAGCATCGCTTGCTGTCGCTGTGCGGCAATGGTCGCCGGATAACTCTTGCCAGTCAAAGGCAGATTATCACTCGTATACAGCTGTAAGGCTGATTAAACAGCGAATCACATCGATAGCGACTCCCTCAGATGGCGTCCTTGGTGCCGTGATCACAATGGCTCTGGGTGCTTCTTTAGTGCACGACGACATTGCGTGGAAGATACATATGGATGGTCTTGCCCGCATTGTGAGCGAAAGAGTGTCTCGAGGTCCGCACAGCCTGCCTGCGTGGTTCATAGATCTCATTGTCCAGTGGGTGTATCTTAGATTATGGCTGAGCGTGGCTAACCCAGCTTAG
- a CDS encoding uncharacterized protein (transcript_id=CADANIAT00006534) has translation MVRMSLGYPIDDDCPIRQASTWQEGWRYCWEAGACACDRSPYRLQPHSFRASSSLPATNHCLVHLFDATAEDGPANAIVTYHCKGRWGLLGMPSRTIGPEATDCRIEP, from the coding sequence ATGGTTCGTATGAGCCTTGGCTATCCAATAGACGATGACTGCCCGATACGTCAAGCGAGCACGTGGCAAGAGGGATGGAGATACTGTTGGGAAGCTGGGGCATGTGCATGCGACCGTTCCCCTTACAGATTGCAACCTCATTCTTTCCGTGCAAGCAGCAGTCTTCCGGCAACGAATCACTGTTTGGTGCATTTATTCGATGCGACAGCTGAGGACGGACCGGCCAATGCTATTGTGACATATCACTGCAAGGGACGATGGGGTTTACTGGGCATGCCGAGTAGGACAATCGGCCCCGAGGCTACGGATTGCCGAATTGAACCCTAA
- a CDS encoding zinc-dependent alcohol dehydrogenase family protein (transcript_id=CADANIAT00006537) translates to MARQWVLNGQEGFETSLEYQQGVNIPSVHDLKPNEVLVKMYAASLNYRELVIAGPMGINGPITPPIVPGCDGAGLVEAVGPSVREFSPGDRVVTYIAPKLVEAHGDDAHAGVAEAVASMGQGSDGTLRSWAVFPEAGLVHSPRTLDWLSAATLPCTWLTAWNALFGLNGKQAGPDSWVLVQGTGGVSIAALQLAVAAGATVVATTSTVEKADRLKALGAAHVVNYRNNPESWGKEARLLTPAERGFDFVVDVGGNETFPHSLAAIRVDGVVLAVGQVGDSTAEPVPIFAALIHNCIIRGILAGSCNQFKELVRFIDEKKLVPAMDDVIFELAQAKDAYRRLKERKHFAKVMIRIDHPL, encoded by the exons ATGGCCAGGCAGTGGGTTTTGAACGGCCAAGAAGGGTTCGAGACATCGCTCGAGTATCAACAGGGTGTCAACATACCCTCGGTACATGACTTGAAACCCAACGAAGTTCTGGTCAAGATGTATGCTGCCAGCTTGAACTACCGCGAGCTGGTCATAGCCGGTCCAATG GGCATCAACGGCCCGATAACTCCGCCGATTGTACCCGGCTGCGATGGGGCTGGCCTGGTAGAGGCTGTTGGACCTTCAGTTCGCGAGTTCAGTCCAGGAGACCGGGTCGTGACGTACATCGCCCCCAAACTCGTCGAAGCACACGGGGACGATGCCCACGCTGGAGTTGCAGAGGCAGTTGCCAGCATGGGGCAAGGAAGCGATGGCACATTACGATCCTGGGCTGTGTTTCCGGAGGCAGGCCTAGTTCATTCGCCGAGAACGTTGGACTGGTTGTCGGCGGCCACCTTACCCTGTACTTGGCTAACGGCTTGGAACGCTCTCTTCGGTCTGAACGGCAAGCAAGCGGGACCGGACTCATGGGTGCTTGTCCAAGGTACAGGCGGTGTCAGCATAGCAGCATTGCAGCTCGCGGTCGCCGCTGGGGCAACAGTCGTCGCCACTACATCCACGGTCGAGAAAGCCGATCGCCTCAAGGCGCTAGGTGCGGCCCATGTGGTCAATTATCGCAATAATCCAGAATCTTGGGGCAAAGAAGCACGACTCCTTACCCCAGCTGAGAGGGGCTTTGACTTCGTCGTCGACGTCGGTGGTAATGAGACGTTTCCGCACTCCTTGGCCGCTATACGAGTTGACGGGGTGGTCTTAGCGGTCGGGCAAGTCGGCGACAGCACAGCAGAGCCAGTACCTATATTTGCCGCCCTGATACATAACTGTATTATCCGTGGCATTCTAGCCGGCTCCTGCAACCAGTTTAAGGAATTGGTGCGGTTTatcgatgagaagaagctcgtGCCTGCGATGGATGACGTGATTTTCGAGCTTGCCCAGGCAAAGGATGCGTATAGGCGACTGAAAGAGAGGAAACATTTCGCCAAGGTTATGATTCGGATTGATCATCCACTTTGA